The Manis javanica isolate MJ-LG chromosome 4, MJ_LKY, whole genome shotgun sequence genome contains a region encoding:
- the LOC108391520 gene encoding LOW QUALITY PROTEIN: uncharacterized protein (The sequence of the model RefSeq protein was modified relative to this genomic sequence to represent the inferred CDS: inserted 2 bases in 2 codons): MSGHQVSHPNTYNRLNHPQKVSFPPRTPGWSHYPSVTRANSLKHPCTPSGSDFSSCSSPEASSSPSLPVRRMCMGQPYNSRCVETSHLVNCPKVAKSPLAMAAPTGGLLCTDCPSSPSSPTFLDQLIKGINYLDRSTSAFYTNCPKSQSLPKLAASYLECAANSIHLDNPDHAFPLSYSNPSTSMATSDNSYPSTCIVPSTRGVNDLQCVAGSANTSCPHQLQSQSLTPXLPPRPGFXELPLFGNGIFSLGSLPKFWDAVHSSWSHPELISKPCSWW, encoded by the exons ATGTCAGGACACCAGGTGAGTCATCCCAACACTTACAACCGCTTAAACCATCCCCAAAAGGTGTCCTTTCCACCCCGGACTCCAGGCTGGTCCCACTACCCCAGTGTGACCAGAGCTAACAGCCTCAAGCACCCCTGCACCCCAAGTGGCTCGGATTTCAGCAGCTGCAGCAGCCCTGAAGCCTCCAGTTCCCCCAGCCTTCCTGTGAGGAGAATGTGCATGGGCCAGCCCTACAACTCCAGGTGCGTCGAGACAAGCCACTTGGTGAACTGCCCCAAGGTGGCCAAAAGCCCGCTTGCCATGGCAGCCCCTACTGGAGGCCTGCTCTGTACAGATTGtccctccagcccctccagccccaccttCCTGGACCAGCTCATCAAAGGCATAAACTACCTTGACAGATCCACCAGTGCTTTCTACACTAACTGCCCCAAATCACAGAGCCTGCCAAAGCTTGCAGCCAGCTACCTGGAATGCGCTGCCAACTCCATCCACCTGGACAACCCAGACCACGCCTTTCCCCTCAGTTACTCCAACCCCAGCACCAGCATGGCCACGTCAGACAACTCGTACCCCAGCACCTGCATAGTGCCATCCACCAGGGGCGTCAATGACTTGCAGTGTGTGGCTGGCTCTGCCAACACGAGCTGCCCACACCAGCTTCAGAGCCAGAGCCTCACAC TGTTGCCACCGAGGCCGGGCT CTGAGCTCCCTTTGTTTGGCAATGGGATCTTTTCCTTAGGTAGTCTGCCCAAGTTCTGGGATGCAGTCCACTCCAGCTGGAGCCACCCCGAGCTGATCTCCAAACCCTGTAGCTGGTGGTGA